In a single window of the Oscarella lobularis chromosome 4, ooOscLobu1.1, whole genome shotgun sequence genome:
- the LOC136186823 gene encoding multifunctional methyltransferase subunit TRM112-like protein, translating into MRLLIHNMLTSVVKGVKKGYPLIIKATKVETKDVAFNGEFIARMIPRMEWSVVKKAAESVGISDLPDEIVPDYESNEVFLKIAHHALLEVEVIEGSLQCPESGREYPINNGIPNMLLNEDEV; encoded by the exons aTGCGTCTTCTAATCCACAATATGTTGACGTCTGTCGTCAAAGGAGTCAAGAAAGGTTATCCTCTAATAATTAAG GCGACTAaagtcgaaacgaaagatGTAGCTTTCAATGGAGAATTTATCGCGAGAATGATTCCACGAATGGAGTGGTCTGTAGTAAAAAAAGCAGCAGAAAGT GTTGGAATTTCTGATCTTCCTGACGAAATAGTACCGGATTATGAATCAAATGAAGTATTTCTAAAGATCGCTCATCATGCGCTGCTTGAA GTTGAAGTGATTGAAGGTTCATTGCAGTGTCCTGAAAGTGGCCGTGAATATCCTATAAATAACGGAATTCCAAACATGTTActaaacgaagacgaagtatAG
- the LOC136186819 gene encoding glutathione S-transferase Mu 4-like, whose translation MPVKLGYWAIRGLAQPIRLLLTYCGDEFEEKRYDGANRQTWTDEKFSLGLPLPNLPYLIDGDIKIVQSNAILRYIGRKHNLDGSTEQEKVLVDIFENQVMDMRNAFVRLCYGPSSSFEAGKKTYLEESLPATLKKISDQLGSSKWVAGENITFPDFHLAEMLSQHVIFSPTCLDAYPNLKEYLARFEELPAIKAYKASDKCIHRPINNPSASFH comes from the exons ATGCCTGTAAAACTTGGCTACTGGGCGATCCGCGGA CTTGCCCAACCCATACGACTTCTTCTCACCTACTGCGGCGATGAAttcgaagagaaacgctACGACGGTGCCA ATCGCCAAACGTGGACAGACGAGAAATTCTCTTTGGGGCTCCCTCTTCCGAAC CTGCCTTATCTAATTGACGGGGACATCAAAATCGTTCAGAGCAATGCc ATCCTGAGATACATTGGCAGGAAACATAACCTAG ATGGTTCTACTGAGCAAGAGAAAGTTCTCGTGGACATTTTTGAAAACCAA GTGATGGACATGAGAAATGCTTTTGTTCGTCTCTGTTACGGACCTTCGAGCTCTTTT GAGGCAGGCAAGAAGACGTACTTGGAGGAGAGTCTTCCTGCTACGCTCAAAAAGATTTCGGATCAGCTTGGAAGTAGCAAGTGGGTTGCTGGAGAAaac ATTACGTTTCCTGATTTTCATTTGGCTGAAATGCTTTCCCAGCATGTGATATTTTCTCCAACTTGCCTCGATGCTTATCCGAACCTCAAG GAATATCTGGCTCGTTTTGAAGAGTTGCCTGCTATCAAGGCATACAAAGCTTCGGACAAGTGCATCCACAGGCCAATCAACAATCCAAGTGCCAGTTTCCACTAA
- the LOC136185763 gene encoding glutathione S-transferase Mu 4-like, giving the protein MALRMGYWNIRALGQSIRLLLEYCGEPYQDDRYNTRTGDWFDVKFKMGLPMPNLPYLIDGDIKIVQSNAVLRYIGRKHKMDGDTEVEKVWVDIFTNQVTDLHNGFFRLAFTKPDEFEAKKEDYLKNSLPSALQGFSNHLDSHKWLAGDKITFPDFHFAEMLDELTILSSTCLDEFPTLKAYKNQFDELPQIKAYRASDRYIDRPLHHHMATFN; this is encoded by the exons ATGGCTCTTCGCATGGGATACTGGAAcattcgcgcc CTCGGCCAATcgattcgacttcttctcgaATACTGCGGCGAACCGTACCAGGATGACCGGTACAATACGAGAA CCGGCGATTGGTTCGACGTCAAGTTTAAAATGGGGCTTCCAATGCCAAAC TTGCCCTATTTGATTGACGGCGATATAAAGATTGTGCAAAGCAATGCC GTTCTGCGATACATTGGCCGAAAGCACAAAATGG ATGGTGATACCGAAGTTGAGAAAGTCTGGGTGGACATTTTTACAAATCAG GTCACGGACTTGCACAATGGCTTTTTTCGTCTGGCATTTACTAAGCCGGACGAATTT gaggcaaagaaagaagactaCCTAAAAAATAGTCTTCCGTCTGCTCTACAAGGATTTTCTAATCACCTTGACAGTCACAAGTGGCTGGCAGGAGACAAG ATAACGTTTCCCGATTTTCACTTTGCTGAAATGCTTGATGAGCTGACAATCCTTTCGTCGACCTGTTTGGATGAGTTTCCTACTCTTAAG GCATACAAGAATCAATTTGACGAGCTTCCTCAAATCAAAGCTTATCGCGCTTCAGACAGATACATCGATCGGCCACTGCATCACCATATGGCTACATTTAACTAG